One genomic segment of Coffea arabica cultivar ET-39 chromosome 6e, Coffea Arabica ET-39 HiFi, whole genome shotgun sequence includes these proteins:
- the LOC113694928 gene encoding mitochondrial import receptor subunit TOM7-1, producing the protein MSTRVALKAKGGKSNRNKASAAAAGEEDGPSTVKIVKDWTNWGLHKAKVVAHYGFIPLIIVIGMNSEPKPSWAQLLTPV; encoded by the coding sequence ATGTCGACCAGGGTGGCTCTGAAGGCGAAAGGCGGCAAGTCCAATCGGAACAAAGCCTCGGCGGCTGCAGCTGGAGAGGAAGACGGGCCGTCGACTGTGAAGATTGTGAAAGACTGGACCAATTGGGGTCTCCACAAAGCAAAAGTCGTCGCGCACTATGGATTCATCCCTTTGATCATTGTAATCGGGATGAACTCGGAGCCAAAGCCCTCTTGGGCTCAACTCTTAACTCCCGTGTGA